The DNA region aaccaTCCCTCCGGAAATTTACCACTTTAGCAAAAGCGTGAATGATAGTGAAAGCTATTAAAACGTTAATCACTGACATGCAATCTGAAATCTATTCCGCTAAACTTTGATGTGCACTACCTGCACAGGAATTATGGCTCCTCCAATGTATCAGGTTCTCTTGCCAGGGTCAATATTTTGAGATAAATGTTGCTCAACACCAATGGAGTCTGTAGGATGGTTGCACTTCTTCCGATAAATAGAGTTACTGCTGCTCAAATCATATGCCAAACTGCACTAGAGCTTTTCATTGACCATTCTGATAAAGCATTGCTCCATGCTGGCAGCCCATAGCCACACCAGTGCCTTAGAAGTTTTAGTGCCATTGAAACCCCACCGAATCAGTCCACCACCTTTTGCAGCTCCCAAACCACAAAATAGGACATCAATCTCTTTTCTAATTCGGGATGCCATGTCCAGACTTTCTGACACTTCCAGTGACATGAAAAATATAGCTCCATACAACGAGGATCAACTTGAGCCGTGTGAGCTTTCCAATGGCTTGGCATCATGTCTCTAGCCAACACATCCACCATGCTTCCACTGCAAGCAGGTGGTGGCCACGGTTCTAGATAAATCCATCACATAAACTGTACGATTCTTCCATTGTCATCAGCATTATTCAGTCCTTCACTTTTTTCCGAATGGCAGCACATACGGCGAGCTTTTTCACTCTTTCGCAGCACCAGGAAACACAGAATCACACACAGAAACTACCAGCATCATGCCTCCACTACTCTGATGTTCTAGTCTACTAGGCCACGGTTTGAACTCAACTTGTCCAACCAATGAGTTTACTCCCCCACAACATAGTTGCGCCTGCTCGTGGCGGAGGCCAGGGTGGCAGAAAAGACATTGTATGCTCGCCCTTCATGCACTTCCATCTATCAAAAAACTTTGTGATCACCAAAGCACACAAGCACACAAGTAGATATTGTCTGAGAGCACCGAGACCTCCATGGATGTAGCTGCAACGGCCCATGGTGACGGCCTCACCGTGTGAACCGACGAGCTAGGCATGAAGTAGCACTGGTATCCCTTCACCCGAGGCACGGGTTTATGAGGTTGGTGAGCTCAACGAAGTCATTACTCACTAGTAGTCATGACGTCGCCATCGGCATCGATGACATGCTGCAGTTCAATTCGCATTTCATCGAACACCTAGTGAGCACTGAGTAACCAGGATTGATGATGTCAAACAGCTGCAGCGAAGAGACCGAACAGGGCATCTAGGCATTGGGACGACCTCGGGCACGCCCGTCGCGGACAGAGACACGGCCACGACATGGGTGTTGTCGGTGTCGGAGCTCGGTTTTGCTGTGTCGATGTCGCTGGTGGGAGCGTCGTCGCTGGGCGGGGCCGATGCGGGCCGGCCGCACGCGCGTGCACGGAGGTCGGGCATACCGAACCGCGCGGGCGCAGGACGTTGGCGTTGGGCCACTGCAGCGCCAGCGCGGCCGCGCGCAGCTTAGCCTGAGAGCACCGCCGCGCCGCGCTCCTAGGCTGAACAACGCAAAGCGTAGTGCCAGATATTGTGATCGAAGCGATTCCATTTGCTTACTTGTTAGCACACGGTAGAGGGGAAAGGAAGAACAGCAGAGGATCGAGGCTAGAGAGGAGGTTGGGTTAGCCGATCCGCACAGATATGGCGACGGCGAGTTCTTCATGCAGAGGAGAAAAGGAGTCAGGTAGTTGACCTGTCCAAATGGTCCTGACGGGCCGACCCAGCACGGACCGACTAGGTATGGCTCAGTTAAAGTATGGTTTATCAGGTCTGGTTAGGTTAATGGACTGTGCCATATCTACTTGCATGCTTGAGGTGTGGCTCATAGCACGGCTCGTGAATAACCGTGGCGTGTCGGGCTAGCTCGGGCACGGTGGCATGGCAGCCTGTGGGGCCAGTGGAGCACGACAGCACAGGCCGTTAACGTGCCGATCTGAAGACACATGGTAGGtgataaaattatgaaaattagACCATATGATTCTGACCGTCTCTAGtgttttatataaatttttatagaatttttagagAACTCTTAGATCACTAGAAAAATTCAAGAATATAAAGACGAAAACGAACTTTTGTGTACAACTAACAAATGCTAGCTagcttccttcttcctccttccgaCCAGACACGCACCAAGCTGGCTTGCCATTGCTATTTCCTCTGTCCAGCGTCATTAACTCCTCTCTCTTAGCTCTCCCACGCTCCCTCCACGCCGTCCTTGTCCACTGTCAAGAATCTGGCCCCTTCCCCAGCCTTATCTCTTAAGCCGGCCCTCCTACTCGCTCTCTCTTCTTCCATTATTCCCCACTGAGAAGCACAACACCAAGCCATATTTAATGTCATCTAGCCACCCAGGGGTCCGAAGGAGAACCACCCCGATCTTCTCCGCCATTTCCTCATCGCCGAGTCCGCAAGCCTGGTGAGCACATACGCCGTCCTCTTCATCCATGCCTGGCCGGGCCAACCGTGCCTCGCCGTGCCCGTGCCAGTCCGTCTCCACTGGGCCGAGCCGTGCTGGCACGACGTGCCACGGCCTCGGCCCAAGCACAGCACGTCGCCATGTGCCGTGCCTAGGTCATGCCTACAATGACaggcctcgggccggcccagtacgCACGGCTCAGTTGGCTAGCTTTATCAAGTAGTATCTTACAGCCTGTTCTCCTCAGGAGCCAACCACGTGCTCAGATAGACTTGGACACCTGCTCACTCTTCACACTCATGGAATAACCCCACGCACACATTACACAGCCATTCAGGCCCATTCACTCTCACATTGGCCCGCCTAGACCATTCTTGGCGTGGACGCTCAGCTTCATCAACAGCGCCGTCTTGTGTTGTCAAGTGAGCAACAGACGTGCTGACACTCCCCTGGTCTTGACGGGTTGCTTGTTCCCAAGCAAGAGCATGAGGGAAAGCCTGATGAAGTGACTCAGTGTCCTCCCATGAAGCATGCTCGACGGGTCTTGAAGTCCATTTGATCAATGACTGCGCCACTATCTTGTCTTCTCGACGGATTATGCGTCAAGAACTGCTTCCAGCACCTGTAGCTACACATCAGTGTTAGGTAACAAAGATGATACTTGATGGTTGCCAGCGACCTTGAGTTGTGACACATGAAAAATTGAGTGGATTGAACTGGAAGCTAGCAGCTCCAATTTGTAAGCCACAGACCCGATTTTGGCCAACACTCGAAAAGGTCCATAGTATTTAAAAGAAAGCATCTGACAAGATTAATTAGCCAGTGAAGATTGTATGTAAGGTTGAATCTTGAGGAAGACGAGGTCATTCACTTCAAATGATCTTTCACATCTATTCATGTCAGCTTGCTTTTTCATTCTGTCTTTAGCTCCGATCAAGAGTTGATGGATAACAGTTTGCATGATCTTTCTGTCAGATAACCATTGATCCAGTTTAGGTACATGTAAAAATACGGTCTCTATCAGATATAATAGCACAAGGCATGCCACGTAACTTGTAAACATTGTTTATCAATGACTGTGCAACAGTGGTTGCTGTAAAAGGATGAAGTAAAGGAATGAAATGTCCATACTTTGAGAACTTGTCCACTACCACAAAAATACAATTGGTTGCACCTGATCTGACCAAACCTTCAATGAAATGAATGGATATTGTTTATCATGCACTAGATGGAACTGGAAGAGGTTCTAATAGACCAGTATATCTAGATCTATCAGATTTTGCTCTTTGACATATGATGCAAGATTGCACAAAAGAATGTGTTGCTGTTTTCATACCTTTCCATGCAAACATTTGTTTCAGTTTTCTGTATGTAACCGGAAACCCataatgcccccccccccccaatagcAGAGCTATGTACAGCTGCCAAAAGTTGCTGCTGCAATTGATGGTTAGCGCCAATCCATATTCTGTTTTTGTACCTCAACAAACCATCCTTATATGAAAAGTGAGGGACAACAGATTCATCAATAGACAAGGATGCTataagttcttgagctttggggtCCTTTTGATAACCTCCAATGACACTGTGAAGCCATGTAGGAGTTTGAGCAGAAATATGCATCAACTGATTAGGAGGATTAGGATGCCTGGACAAGGCATCTGCAACACTATTTTCACTGCCTTTCTTACACACAATTCTGTATTGGAGGCCAACCAATTTAGTGAATACTTTATGCTGCCAATGTGTATGAAGTCTTTGATCTGTGAGATGTGTTAAGCTCTTTTGATCAGTATCTATAGTAAATTCAGCTAACTGAAGGTAGGATCTCTATTGCTCTACTGCAACAGGTATGGCTAAATATTTCTTTTCATAATTAGATAAACCGCCAGTCTTTGAACCAAGAGATTTGCTAATAAAAGCCACTGGATGACCTACCTGCAATAATACAGCTCACACTCCCCTATCACTTGCATCAGTCTCAATCTGAAAAGATTTACTGAAATCTAGTAGGGCTAATACATGTGCATGTATCAATGCTTGCTAGAGGGTGAGAAATGTTGTTTGATGAATAGATGTCCACTGAAATATGGCATTTTTCTTAAGCAGCTCAGTTAGAGGTTTACTAATAAGAGCAAGATGCTTGACAAATTTTCAATAATAACCTGCCAACCCTTAAAAGCTTCTGAGCTGTTTAGCATTGCAAGGTGGAATCCAATTCTTGATGGCCTCAATTTTGGAAGGATGTGTTGTAACCCCTTGTTCAGAAATAACATGTCCTAAATAGGCTATACTCCTATGAGGAAAGGAACACTTGGATAGTTTAACTTTCCACTGATCATTGGCCAATAACTAGAATACTTGTCTAAGGTGTTGTAGGTGATCCTCAAGTGTTTTGCTGTAAATGAGGATGTCGTCAAAAAAGACCAACACACACTTTCTGAGCAGTGGTGCTAGTGTAGTGCTCATGGTCCCTTGGAAGGTATTAGGTGCTCCAGATAGCCCAAATGCCATGACTCTAAATTCAAAATGGCCTGAGTGTGTTTGAAAAGTTGTTTTGTACTCTTCACCAGGAGCCAACCTGATTTGGTGATATCCAGCCCTCAGATCAAGCTTAGAGAACCAACTAGCTAATGCAAGTTCATCAAGTAACTCATCTATCACTGgaattaggattttttttcctttgacaGTGAGGGCATTTAGATGTCTATAGTCTACACAAAAATTTCAtgagccatcttttttcttgaCTAGTAAGACATGACAAGAGAATGCACTAGTACTAAGTTGTATGATGCCAGACTTAAGCATTTTAGAAACTTGTTTTTCAATTTCATCTTTCAATGCAGGTGCATATCTATATGGTCTCATATGAACTGGTCTTGCTCCAGGTATCAATGGTATATGATGGTCACAATCTCTAGGAGGAGGTAAAGCACTGATGTCCGCAAAGACTGAAGAAAATTCAGATAAAAGAGGTTGTATCGTAGTTGGCATAGTAGTGTTGCTGGTAGGGACTTGGTCAGCTGTGATATGAAAAAGTTCAATTAATGTACACTCTAGCATGTATGGTAGTATCCCTTGCAGAACAATTGATGATCCTTTGTAAGGAATAGACATCCATTTCTGTCCCCAATGGACTTTCATTGGTGAAAATTCTTGTAGCCAGTCCATACTAACAATCAGATCATATGACTTTAGAGGCAATATTTTGAGTGTAGAGTGAAAATGATATCCCTGGATATACCAGTCAGTATGCTGCAATTCAGATGTGCATTCAGGTATACTTCCATTTGCAACATGTACTTGCATTGGCTTATCAGCAGTAGACACTCCAATGAGAGATGAGGCCACAGATGTGCTGAGAAAGGAATATGAACTGTCAGAATAAACCAGTATAAGGAGTTCAATGTTCAAATTGTACATTTCAGTTTCATTGTGCGAGGAGCATCTGTACCAGAGAAGGCTGCATCAGAAATAAGCATGACTTGAGAATCTGCATAAGCTTATTGCTATTGTCCTTCTGAATATGCATCTGCATCATCTGGAAATAGCTCTAGAATGTATTGTAAGGCATGTCACTGAACAGCGGGAGGGCATCGGTGCTCTCTATTCCACTTCTCACCACACTTGTGACAGACCTTTGGCTTTGCGATAGGCACGAAGATTGGCCATCTTCTCTTCCACTGACAATGATTTTGTTGGATCAACCAGTCTTTTGTCTTCTAAGATGCCCCCTGGTTTATTTGATGGATCTCGGAGGTAGAGGTAATGGGTGAGGGCCTTTTGTAAATGCTTTGGCAGCAGAAAACTCAGACTTGCGATATTCACGCTTGCGCACATTGTCTGCCACTTCTTCCTACAGAGAAGTGAGCACATAAGTAGTATCAAGGTCGTGTGGACGTTGTACTATGAGGGAAAATTGATTTTAGGAATTTTGCTGTGGAATTGCTGATGACCCGTGTGAGGCGCAAAAGAGGAATGACTATCCATGCGGCCTCCTGATGTGATTCATCCATGAAATACTTAGAATGAGGTAATTCGGGTGTACCCTTGACCGGGAGATGAGAAAGGGTGGTAACACACCCAAACCCACGCTCCCGTTGGTGTGCATCACAGTGGTGCCCACTTGGGCCGATAGCCTTGAACTCGGCAGGTGTTGTCGCCACAACCGCCTCCAAAGGTGCGAGCAGCCCCGACGAAGGGGAGTCGTGCTCTAGCAGCATCCGATCGAGATGCTTGCGGATCACTCCAATCTCCTGCTTCAGATCATTGACGGCAGCTTCCATCTGAGGCTTCCAGAGACAGATGGACACCAGATGTTCGCCCAATTGCTTGATGCGATCTTCATGCTTCAAATCGGACTCTGACAGCTGCTTCTCAAGCGCTTGCTTCATGTTCTTCGTCTCATCGAGAAGAAGCTTCATGTTGGAATCCATGGCACCAAGCTTCCGTTGAAACCTTGTGaaatgattgtgggactccaaCGCAGAACGAGATCGGTTTCTCTGATACCAAGTTGTTAGCACACGGTAGAGGGGAAAGGAAGAACAGCAGAGAATAGATGCTAGAGAGGAGGTTGGGTTAGCCGATCCGCCCAAACATGGTGATGGCGAGTTCTTCTTGCAAAGGAGGAAAGGAGTCAGGTAATATCTTACAGCTTGTTTGTTCTCCTCAGGAGCCAACCACGTGCTCAAATAGACTGGAACACCCGCTCACAGGCTAAGTCCAGGCACACGTTACACAACCATTCAGACCCACTCATTCTCACATTGGCCGCCTGGCCGTTCTTGGCGTGGATGCTCAGCTTCGTCAACGGCACCGTCTTGTGTTGTCGGGTGAGCAACAGGCATGCTGACATTACTGTACGGACTCAAGCCATCGAGAGATAACATATGGAGTACCTATGAAAGTTGCAGTCCTCTAAAAGATCCAATATGCTGTACACATATACACGTACGTACCTGATGGCAAAGCTCATACAGCAGAAAGCCATTAACATGTCCAGTTTTACAATCAAACCGGTTTACGtcattaagaaaaataaataaatattcgGATTGCTTTAAGAATTTGCCCACTGGAGCTGCAGCTGCCTGTCCGGAAACAGATTCAGTTTATCAATCCAGAACCGTCCCTGGCAGCTCCACCTCTTGCACCGTGTTCCCAAAGAGTCAATCCTTCCTGTTGGTGCTGGACATTCCCACACCACCTGTGATGGTTCCACCACCGATCGCTGTTCGTCTCTTTGGATAACACTTTTGTCTCTTGACCGCCATACAGCTCCAGAACATCTTACGGGCACCGGCAAAACAGGCGGTCCGATCTTTCCGCTTCTTCACTACAGGATGTGGAGAATTTCATCTTGCACGCACTCTTCCTCTTCAGGTTAACCATAGTTCTGATCTTGCTCTTGGTCACCAGCCACGCGCAAAGATCTCTTGCATAGTATGAGAGCACCTGTTCCAGATGTAATCGACAGTCTTAAGAATTATTTGCATCATAACACAGCATATACACACTGACTTCAGTGGCAGTTCCTTCACAAAAGCATTTTCTTCACTAAAATGGTTCGACTCACCTAGTTTTAAATGGAATAGGAATAACTAAACATCAAGCATTTCAATGACTCGTTTTATTAAACTAAGTGTGCATAATAGTGGAGTGAAAACAACACAGTCAACGACTAAATATGGTCTAAAAAGAGGTTACTTGCCTCACTCAGAATAATATAAATCGGTGTCTTGAGCGAAGCTGACGCCGTTGGCGCTCTCTGAAACATCGGAATCTACATGTAAAATACAAATAAACATAAATAAATGGACATAAACATCCGTGCCTATATGTAGtatcaaataaatacaaattaataaattaaaaaaatatcactgGAATGGGCTTTTGGAAGATGAAATTCAGAAgtggaaaaaaaggaaaggggGAGGATTACTGTTCGTTGATACATGAGATGGGAGAGAGAAATGGGTGCAGGATGGAaagaggaagggaaggggaTGGGCTACAAGAAAGATTCGGCCCAAGAAGAAAAGAGGAGTTGCACTGATTTGCGAATTCAAATAATTCCAGGATAAAGAATTACTTTTAGAAAACACCAAATCAACTCCAAcaattctagaaaaaatcatataaatcaAATGAACCATGTTGAATTGAAAACAATTACTTCAGGCCCTTGGAGTTTGTACACTTCCTAAGTCAAGTGCTTCTGTTTTTCTAGGAATTCGGGAAAAggtttttctaatttttcttagAGAATCTGATATGCTTGAAAAGTAATAAAATTCACAGAAAAAGCTGTTAAATTGCTACATTGAAATTTGCCTGCAAGATACAAAGATACAGAcacacaccaaaaaaaaaaagacatccACGCCCAAATCAACCAGAAGTTTGCAAGAATGATGGTGTATTAGGATACGCCACAGAAAGTGAAAATAAACACAACTCCTATCGAAGGTCTACACAGTGCACCACTATTGAAGGAAGTAAGCTTAAGGGAAAATAAGATGGCTATTCTCCACAGGAAACATACTGAATTCAGAGTTACCACAGAAGCAAGgctgggggaggggggggggggggagggcttACTCCATTTCCATTGTAAGTGCCATTGTTCAGAAGATATGTCGGTACAGCACATGTATCCCGGAAGCGCAGCAACCTTGTTCCAGTCAGGACCTTCCTTCCGCTGAAATTGCTCCCCCAACGCTGGATGGCATCCATTCAAGAAGAAAGCTTTAAGTGATACAGGAAAACCACTCCTTGGCAGTGACCTCAGCCTAGGGCAACGATTTATGACCAGAATCCTGAGTGAATAAAGGGAATCCATTTCAGGCAGCAATACAAAGTCAGAGCATTCCACAACCTCCAGCTTGGTAAGGGAAACAAGGCCACGCAACTCTCCCAGTGATGATAGTGCATCGCAAAATGCTATGACCAGTTCTTTCAATGCTGTCTGGTGGCCAGCCATGGACAAACGCATCACTTGAGGGCAACGACTCAGATGCAATTTCTGAAGAGACGGCATGTCACTTACAGCTGGTACATATTCCAAGTCATTACATTGATCTatcttcatttcttccaggGAAACCAATGCTTCTGCTCCCTCGAAAGATGTGATCCAATCACATCCATGAATCTCCAACTGTTTCAGCATTCTTAACTGGCGCAGGCTTAACGGTAGACAGGGCATCTCAAGTGTGTCACATTCTATCAGGTGTAGAGTATCAAGTGACGAGAACTTGGACAAAGATGATGGTTGAAGGTAGCACCGCTGTAACTCAAGGCGTCCAAGTGATGATGGAAGCATAGTACACCCATTCTCATCCCACAAAGTAGCAACTACTGAGAGAGTATTGGCCAGATCTATACCATATATTTTCAACTTTTTGAGAGATTTCAGATTGCCAAACACTGTCTTGGACATGCTTTCCGGTACCACACAGTTAACAAAGATCTCCATATTTTCAACAAATTCTAGGTGATGAGCATGCAAGACATGAAAGAAGCTTGAAACCAAGCAACAAAATGATCTGGATAGTACAACGCTATCCATATAAGCCTTAACTTGAATCCTCTCCTTGTCTAATATAGCTATATGTTCAAGTGTACGAGGATAGGTGGGATATGCTCTTAACTCTGGACAGCCAGCGACTGAAAGGTGTCTCAGATTATGAAACACTTGATCATTGTCTACAAGACACCATTCCAACTTCGGTAAGAGTTCCAGCAGCAAACTCTCTAAAGAAGGAAATCCAGCATAGCCAAAGAACTCTCGACCAAGTGTTTTTAGCTTTTCCATTCTCCGTACTTCAAGAGTTTTGAGTAACGGCAGATTCCCTAAAGGTGGAAGTACCTCCAATCTTCCACAATCACGTAAGCAAATCAATTGCACTCTACTCAGCCAACAAGATTCCAGCCAAGAAGGAGACCTAGCACCAGGATATCCACTTATAGTTAGCTCCTCAAGATCAGGGTGTGGTTTTAGGGCATCAAGCACCTCAAAACCCCGCTTGGTAGAACTAGCACACTTAGATGATCCCCATTGTAGCTCCAACTTGGTTATGTGCTCCTTAAGGTGTAGATGGGCCTTAGAAGCTTCCACTTTGTTTTTCACTTTGTCCAGAGACATAATGGTGAGCTGTCCTCGGAGCTTCTTGAGGTCTTTCAGACCAACTAAACTTCCTTCCTCCTCGTCAACATGGAATTCTCCAGCACACTCAACAGACGGAAGTATGTGTGTGCTGGATAACATAAGCACATATGCCTTCTCTACATGAACATGGGTCAAATTAATAAGTTTATTGATGCTTTCTGGAAGATGGAAATGGCCTGCAACATTCTTTACTCTCCCCTTTAAAGGGTTACCATATTCCCTCAAGGAACAACATGAATGATATTGCACAAACAAGGCCTGCAAATGATACATAGTCATCTCTTGTGGCAGCGGGTAATAAGTCCGGCTTATTCCTAGGTACCGCAGGTGAATCAGCCGATTGACAGCATCaggtaatttttcaaaacagcAACCACTTATGTCAAGCACCCGCACACTCTTGAGCTTGCGAAGTATATCATGATTCAGACAGACCTTGGAGCAAAACCAAGACTTGCTCAGAACTATCAGTGAACGCAATTTCGTTAAATCACAATTCACAAGATTTCCCAGGTTTTCACTATAAACAGACAGATGCCTTGTGTAGAGAGGTATCTCCTCCATATCCTCTCGCCCAAACCTAAAGCACTCACCCTCAGAAACATTAAGTGCAAGGTCACACATTATATCATGCATAACATAGAATGTTTGGTTGCCATGCCTAAGCATTTGGAAAAATGATCTAGTTAGCAAATCATTGAAGTAACTTCTTCCACGATCCTCCAAAGACGTCTTTGCACTTCCTCCGATGTCGACAAAACCCTGAGCTATCCACATATGTATCAACCTATTCGGATCAATGTGATAACCTTTGGGGAATAAACTGCAATAAGCAAAGCAACGCTTGAGGTGTTCAGGTAAACCATCATAGCTTAAGCGCGATATCTTCGAAATGTCATTTTGATCGAAGGTATTGTTCTGAAGAACTTCGTTCCATTCTGCAACTCTGCTCTTGCTTTTTAAATGCCCTCCTATCACTTTTATGGCTAGAGGCAAACCATGAAGACCCTGAACAATTTGGCTTCCAATTCTTCGTAGTTCTGGATGAATATCGTCCGACATATCAGCACATTTTGAGAAGAGCGACCAGCTTTTATCTTGTCCAAGGCCCTGTAAGAAGAAAGGATTTCTGGAATCCAGCATTTTTGCTACTAATTCCATCCGGGTTGTCACTAGTATTTTGCTTCCTTCTTGTGCATTTTCCATGGGAGCCATCAATTCACTCCACCTCTGTTTGTTATTATGTTCCCCAAAATTCTCATCGTACCACACGTCATCCAACACTAAAAGAAATCTCTTGCCAGATATTCTCCTTTTAAGTTCTTCTTGGAGCATATTGAAATTGAAATTGGTCAATTCAATGTTCTTACCACCAGTTGTGTGTGCTATGATCTCTT from Phragmites australis chromosome 8, lpPhrAust1.1, whole genome shotgun sequence includes:
- the LOC133927735 gene encoding putative disease resistance protein At3g14460, producing MEKRVWVTTRSTVRTPNDLTECKVMRGIIDQELRERKYKHGDDDKNGVAPNQSALGWCHLETQLVPAFVIDEGILLDYMAIVSTTTAVGWVVSPIINSMVSLVQSYISSQYSWKSEVENDLKNLTVTLVEILPVVGVAERRKVVDRDQMVLLRQMKEAVCDAEDVLDEFDYMLLRGKNEHQGMVRRIASSSLSLGKRLIGVDKLRSKLQKVIESMTRVKDCAVKFVSVMGLEITDSSQSHECVPARATGSFPNEDTILGREKEFDELVSWLLKQSDVPSPDNGLSLITEVHHVAGVGGTDKAAVAKLIYNDNRIALHTIVGGGGIGKTTVAQRIYNDKRITETFDLKMWVCVSYNFDKINLLKEIIAHTTGGKNIELTNFNFNMLQEELKRRISGKRFLLVLDDVWYDENFGEHNNKQRWSELMAPMENAQEGSKILVTTRMELVAKMLDSRNPFFLQGLGQDKSWSLFSKCADMSDDIHPELRRIGSQIVQGLHGLPLAIKVIGGHLKSKSRVAEWNEVLQNNTFDQNDISKISRLSYDGLPEHLKRCFAYCSLFPKGYHIDPNRLIHMWIAQGFVDIGGSAKTSLEDRGRSYFNDLLTRSFFQMLRHGNQTFYVMHDIMCDLALNVSEGECFRFGREDMEEIPLYTRHLSVYSENLGNLVNCDLTKLRSLIVLSKSWFCSKVCLNHDILRKLKSVRVLDISGCCFEKLPDAVNRLIHLRYLGISRTYYPLPQEMTMYHLQALFVQYHSCCSLREYGNPLKGRVKNVAGHFHLPESINKLINLTHVHVEKAYVLMLSSTHILPSVECAGEFHVDEEEGSLVGLKDLKKLRGQLTIMSLDKVKNKVEASKAHLHLKEHITKLELQWGSSKCASSTKRGFEVLDALKPHPDLEELTISGYPGARSPSWLESCWLSRVQLICLRDCGRLEVLPPLGNLPLLKTLEVRRMEKLKTLGREFFGYAGFPSLESLLLELLPKLEWCLVDNDQVFHNLRHLSVAGCPELRAYPTYPRTLEHIAILDKERIQVKAYMDSVVLSRSFCCLVSSFFHVLHAHHLEFVENMEIFVNCVVPESMSKTVFGNLKSLKKLKIYGIDLANTLSVVATLWDENGCTMLPSSLGRLELQRCYLQPSSLSKFSSLDTLHLIECDTLEMPCLPLSLRQLRMLKQLEIHGCDWITSFEGAEALVSLEEMKIDQCNDLEYVPAVSDMPSLQKLHLSRCPQVMRLSMAGHQTALKELVIAFCDALSSLGELRGLVSLTKLEVVECSDFVLLPEMDSLYSLRILVINRCPRLRSLPRSGFPVSLKAFFLNGCHPALGEQFQRKEGPDWNKVAALPGYMCCTDISSEQWHLQWKWNSDVSESANGVSFAQDTDLYYSE